cgtgtgttagaggaTGGAGGCCTGTGTTAGAGGGcggaggcgtgtgttagaggaTGGAGGCCTGTGTTAGAGGGCAGAGGCctgtgttagagggtggaggcgtgtgttagagggtgCAGGCGTGTGTTAGAGGATGGAGGCCTGTGTTAGAGGGCAGAGGCctgtgttagagggtggaggcgtgtgttagagggtggaggcgtgtgttagagggtggaggcgtgtgttagagggcggaggcgtgtgttagagggtggaggcCTGTGTTAGAGGGcggaggcgtgtgttagagggtggaggcgtgtgttagagggtggaggcCTGTGTTAGAGGGCGGAGGCCTGTGTTAGAGGATGGAGGCCTGTGTTAGAGGGcggaggcgtgtgttagagggcggaggcgtgtgttagagggtggaggcctgtgttagagggtggaggcgtgtgttagaggaTGGAGGCCTGTGTTAGAGGGCGGAGGCCTGTGTTAGAGGATGGAGGCCTGTGTTAGAGGGcggaggcgtgtgttagagggcggaggcgtgtgttagagggtggaggcgtgtgttagagggtggaggcgtgtgttagaggaTGGAGGCctgtgttagagggtggaggcgtgtgttagagggtgcaggcgtgtgttagagggcggaggcgtgtgttagagggcggaggcgtgtgttagaggaTGGAGGCCTGTGTTAGAGGGTTCAGGCGTGTGTTTGAGGgtggaggcgtgtgttagagggtggaggcATGTGTTAGAGGGCGGAGGCCTGTGTTAGAGGCtggaggcgtgtgttagagggCGGAGGCGTGTGTTCGAGGGCGGAGGCGTGTGGTGGAGGGTGGAGATGTGTGTTAGAGGATGGAGATGTGTGTTCGAGGGCGGAGATGTGTGTTAGAGGGCGGAGACGTGTGTTAGAGGGCGAAGGTGTGTGTTTGAGGGcggaggcgtgtgttagagggCAGAGGCATGTGTTAGAGGACGGAGGCGTGTGTTAGACAGCGGAGGCGTGAAGCCATGTGTTAGAGGGCGGAGGCGTTTGTTAGAGGGTGGAGGCGTGTGTTAGATGGcggaggcgtgtgttagagggtggaggcgTGTGTTACATGCtggaggcgtgtgttagagggtggaggcgtgtgttagagggCGGAGGCATGTGTTAGAGGGCGGAGGCGTGTGGTGGAGGGTGGAGATGTGTGTTTGAGGGCGAAGATgtgtgttagagggtggaggcgTGTGTTTGAGGGcggaggcgtgtgttagaggaTGGAGGCCTGTGTTAGAGGGcggaggcgtgtgttagaggaTGGAGGCCTGTGTTAGAGGGCAGAGGCctgtgttagagggtggaggcgtgtgttagagggtgCAGGCGTGTGTTAGAGGATGGAGGCCTGTGTTAGAGGGCAGAGGCctgtgttagagggtggaggcgtgtgttagagggtggaggcgtgtgttagagggtggaggcgtgtgttagagggcggaggcgtgtgttagagggtggaggcCTGTGTTAGAGGGcggaggcgtgtgttagagggtggaggcgtgtgttagagggtggaggcCTGTGTTAGAGGGCGGAGGCCTGTGTTAGAGGATGGAGGCCTGTGTTAGAGGGcggaggcgtgtgttagagggtggaggcctgtgttagagggtggaggcgtgtgttagaggaTGGAGGCCTGTGTTAGAGGGCGGAGGCCTGTGTTAGAGGATGGAGGCCTGTGTTAGAGGGcggaggcgtgtgttagagggcggaggcgtgtgttagagggtggaggcgtgtgttagagggtggaggcgtgtgttagaggaTGGAGGCctgtgttagagggtggaggcgtgtgttagagggtgcaggcgtgtgttagagggcggaggcgtgtgttagagggCAGAGGCGTGTGTTAGAGGATGGAGGCCTGTGTTAGAGGGTTCAGGCGTGTGTTTGAGGgtggaggcgtgtgttagagggtggaggcgtgtgttagagggtggaggcgtgtgttagaggtggaggcgtgtgttagagggtggagaTGACGTGTTCTCATTGTTAAACTCAGATTTTTGGGTGAAGCTGGGTAGTCTTGTGTGTGACTGAAAGAGAAACACAGCACCATCACACAGCTGCACTCATTTTATTGAAATAAACTTCCACAGCTGGAGCAGGCAGATTTGCGTGCAGACGTGAACATGAAGAACATCTGGAGGAACCTCCTCCACTGTCTGCTTATGTACACATACATCTGTCCATCCCATCCTGAACATTCACAAGCTACAGGGTGTTGAATCCCACTCAGTGAGTCTTTTATTCAGTTCTCTCACTTTATTCAAAACAACCGATCTGACGTTTCACTCTTTCATCTGTAAAAGGAGGTTCCTCCagattatttatttatcattCATACCACAAAGACacatagtataataataataataataataataataatagaaagggAAACTCGATGTACCTTATGTAAATTGTattcactctttttttttgtttttatctggaACCACCCCCGCATATATTTTAAAGTGTCTGTGTCTTTACATAAATCagactgaaaatattttcattaaaAATACATTAATATTTTTTTCCTGTGTTTGTTATTTTATCTGATTTCCTCTCTTCTCAGGACTACAACATTTTATTAAAACTGCAAACATGAAGAATCACTTGTGCTGCTTCACTTCACAGAATTTATAATCTGAAGTaatttttatgacttttatgcgtCATATGAGTCAGAGTTTCTCTCTGAAGTTTATCATTACAACAATAATACTTTAAATGTTGTAGTATTTAAATAAAACCGTATCAGATGGGTCTCTGTTTCAGCCCAGACATGGAGTCTCAGCCTTAGATGGTACCGTATCTAAAAAAGTGGAAACATATCATCTGTTTGTTTTTACTTTATATCTCATATCTTCACATTTCTGTAGATCATTTTACTTCTTTCTCGATATAAATGCCGTGTGGTTTTCAGTAAAAGTTAGGGGGTGCAATTTAGTTGTGAGAGAGCAGCAGAGGGAATAAATGTGTAAATGGAtgacttttacacacacacacacacacacagctatgaCCTTTATTACActgtttataatacatagggccaaattactcaattctgattggtcaatcaaggaagacttttttccttaacacggggccgtatttctgaaatgctattggctagtttgttGGAATGGCTAAAAAgccaaacaagtccaaaagcctgaTGAAACAAGAACAAGATATTTTGTGGAAATGCGGTCCTCGTGTCGTGtccccgtgtcatgatgaaagacgctttagaaactgattcaaacgtgcaagatagtcttgtgccctgattggttcagaaaacgtgaatgacaattgttgtgaacttgaatggcttccgaagtatgaatttggccctatagattataaacaagtaatcgtatgcttcctcgtaaaattaaggatcaatttcagttgtgatttcgaagttttgaaattttcaaaactttgaaatcactcgtgaaattaatccttaattttactcggcctcatacgattacctatacttatCTTCACTTGATCATCTGTTCCATCAACCTGACATTAAACAAATCACAATAAGTGAACACCATTAGTACACACCACGAACTTCAACAATTAACtacacatctgtgtgtgtgtgtgtgtgagagagagagagagagagagatttttgtcATTGACTttcatgtattttattatttttcccaTGCAGGACCTGTGGTTTTATTTATATCACATTATTCATCCAGGATGGCGCTGCGGACGGCTGCCTCGGGACTTTGCTCTCTCATACTTTCTATGTtctgtgtaattgttgtgttaattcttcttCGTGCTTTCACGGAGAGCTGCTGCActgaggttttttaaatgtttccacatagtgctcctgacaggagcataatgcggaggtgtttttttcctctcatctcgcATTGCTCTGCCTCTCCTCCCCTGAGCTTTCTTGCTTCtgactcgtcttgtctgagagaccctttctgcattgttcttcaaatcaaaattcatggatttgataaactggtctcttcacacaattgacacaatcttctcgacgagaagcctgggttcaggggaaccaggctgtcctgccggaacgttcgcagctggatATACGATGGACGCTTGGGAAAAGTGTcgtgtcgtgtgcctggcggttctttctgtggaggacattgaggatatttacctattcggaaccatgatcacaggacttttgctgattggactaggcattgccctggtgtattgaggaaatcagaaaacggtgacagctgttcaaagccccaaaaagctgcccgacatgattgaagcggtgggcagagctgtcggcactcagactgtggctatttaaAAACTTGAGCCGCTCGGTGGATTCCAtattggagaagttgatggctttgcagagagaTATGTATCATTTTAGTGACCAGAATGGACGAGCGGGGTAGTCTGCCACGTCCACCCGTTTCAagcctaaacaaattccaatcttatcttcggctctcccagccagcactgcctcaaggtcgttgctggagcaacaatcttcccctgaagatcactgcagttagaCTCTCCCTCTGTATTTCCTATTATTCCCTACTATTGCACCAttcctgtgttttgtttgtttgttcgttttatctgtgttgtactatgaaagctaagtggtaccggagtcaaattcctcgtgtgtgtttgcacacctggcaataaaagtgtttctgattctgattcacatGGGTTTGTGTTCACTTGAGTTCACACGGTTTACAGGACTTCTGATTCTTCTGTAAGATATAAAACTGTAAACATCTAATCTTGGTTTTATTACAATTAAACTTTAATTAGGGTAATTAATTTAATGCGTGACCATAAATAATCCCTCATGACGTCAATgattagaatctcatctcatctcattatctgtagctgctttatcctgttctacagggtcgcaggcgagctggagcctatcccagctgactacgggtgaaaggcggggttcaccctggacaagtcgccaggtcatcacagggctgacacatagacacagacaaccattcacactcacattcacacccacggtcaatttaggctacgttcacactgcaggctgaagtgactcaaatccgatcttttcgcccatatgtgacctgtatccgatcttttattgacaatatgaacgacacagatccgattttttcaaatccgacccaggccgtttggatatgtggtcctaattccgattcctatctgctcttttcatatgcgacttcagtctgaaccgccaggtcgcattcatccgacttacacgtcatcaacaagccacaaacgtcactattctgcgctgaagcaggcggcgggtctctcaaaaaaagttacaacaacatggcgcataatcacgggcgtagatagagggggggactcgtcccacccagatttaaattcacctcattcggtcccccccacttatagggaggaaaaaacgtctatgctgtctttctttgcataaggcaaacctcacggaaaaatcaaaagactaattaccattcggtttattgaggtgcacagcagtgtatacatagttgcaacaactcacataaaacaaaacaaagactgatattcggttggttgagctgcgcagactgcacaggttgcgagctcaagcttggttgctatggtaacccacaacaagtttgacaggcatatcggggttggggttggtttgctggcagctttgtcccccccagttcaaaaaacgtatctgcgcccctgcgcatgacatcaatgcgagggacgcttcgggctgtgaaggttctgaatcttctcaatggaaggacgcagaggttagggagctgatttccatttggggggatgcagctattcaagctagattggatgggtcataccgcaaccgggcggttttacttccataaacactggccatgctcactgcgtgtgacgtcgtcgtatcctgcaatgcgcatgcggaacacttttaggtcgcttttcattcatactgaggatcacatacaagtcgcatatatttgttaatgtgaacgacctcacaaaaaatcagaattgagcattatgatagagtcaccagttaacctaacctgcatgtctttggactgtgggggaaaccggagcacccggaggaaacccacgcggacacggggagaacatgcaaactccgcacagaaaggccctcgccggccccagggctcgaacccggaccttcttgctgtgaggagacagcgctaaccactacaccaccgtgccgcccctgattagAAGCTATGTTTATGTTTATATTCTACCGTTAAATTCTTTTCACATCTATTtacttatttttaataaaatattaattattattcataaTTAATTTTAGTTTAATTTCCTTCGCAATCCTTGAAATTTATCAAATTCCTCATTCGGCACAAACCCTCCAGTTAAGCACTTCCTGTGTGAAGTCCGAGTGTTTCCGGTGCGCCGCTAGCACAGTGGGTCAGGCGAGCAGTGAAGCTGAAAGTGCTGGGCTGTAAGAACAGTGCAGATGTTTCTCCTGGGTGTGTGATGTTTGTGTGAGTTCTGTGGAAGGTGAGTGCGGGAACACTGATAAACAGCGAGCTCGCTTCCGGTTAGCTAACAGCGCTAATCTCGCAACGAAGACGCGGTGGTATAtttgtgcgcatgcgcattacGGTTTCCGGTAAACCTCCAAACCCGAACAGTAACCGTCACTAAAGCAGATGAGTGTAACTGTCAGGAAGCTTATACAGCATTACAATGAGTAAAGTTTCCGGTCTGCTGAGGCACAGAAAAGCCCAGAGCATCCCAGAGCGTGAAGCAGAGCTCATATTCCATGTTTATTACAGAGACATGGGGCAGGGTTCCTTAAAGCGCCCTGTGGAGGGACGGAGGACCTCCTGAATgatgctcctgctccttctgagGAAAAGCTCCCTACATGACCCGTGTGAAGGTGAAGGTCTGTGTGCACATCTCCTCCTGTCAGGAGCTCCATCAGCTCTCCGGCCCTGACTCGGCCCGGAGCTCCAGTGGAGGAGGATAAAACACACGTCTCAGTCCTTCTGCTGGAGAAACGTGTCCTTCAGCCCAAAACTGAGGCCGTGTTTCATCACAGTGCAGCCGGTTAAATAACCTGTTTCTCATGAATATTAATTTTAATTACAGCGTGCAGTTCTGAGATACACAGAAGGAATTAGATATCGAAataaaaatagagaaaaatacatttaaaaggaTCCATAGTGACAGTTGGGtttgacatacatgtcaacctatacggaatgtccgtattttatacggatttgattcaataaacgtggtatacgggcggcacggtggtgtagtggttagcgctgtcgcctcacagcaagaaggtccgggttcgaacccagtggccggcgagggcctttctgtgcggagtttgcattttcttcctgtgtctgcgtgggtttcctccgggtgctccgttttcctccacagtccaaagacatgcagttaggttgacgtggggtgcccttgagcgaggtaccgaacccctgactgctccccgggcgctctggtgtggctgcccactgctctgagtgtgtgtgtgcgtgtgtgtgtgttcattgcttcagatgggttaaatgcagaggatgaatttcactgtgcttgaagtgtgcgtgtgacgaataaaggtttcttcttcttcttctacgggcgtataaataaagttatacggattctttaaaaaaacttcaatatttatttagagctataatcaattcccacgatgataaaagagcacataacatttacaaacgtactgtacaccacagacagccagtaaagagtcttatgaaatcgcgcgttgtcttgtggtagcgaggcttcattccacttttgatcatgcgcacaccgcattgcgagaatcccgccaaccgtgaagtcatagacatataaacatagacgccgccttctgcgtagaatcatacgtcatcctcgccgccatattggatgtggcaaagtggagattcttcagccgtctctggtatagcgtctagacagtagccgagaataaagatgcctcattcatgtgctgcgtttaactgtaccaacaggtttaccgtccaaacgagatcacatgggattacctttcacaggtgagactggaaaaatacttttcattgtatttggtcattataacgtaattttacgaacagattttcctgactttgtggctaatatgaagtctcgcgcataatagccgctcggtgaaacctgtctccaaacaacaaagtatttcctttgtaactacgctgataacactttgtgtttttgtcaaacattggagctttgtattcattctgaaggtttattgttattaatattgaataaaaagcaactgggatatatcattgttaattatcattcaaattttaggtaaattattttaatttgcatctgatacggattttataagggaaatacggattttggaggttggttatacaggtttgattgaccaaaggttgacatgtatggtttgATCTTCAGGTGATGTTCCTCCCTTTGTGGAGAAAATGCACAGTGAAGAGTGACTGACCCAATAAAGGGTTTATAAAGAAatgaaaacgtgtgtgtgtgtgtgtgtgtgtgtaaggtgaggGTGATGTCTCAAACAGGAGAGGACAGACAGGATCATGGTGAGAGTATGAAGAAGGATGATGAAGGACTTGCTGATGGACCAGTGGAGTGTGTGAGGAAGAAGaaggatggtgatgatgatgaagatcccCTGAGGGGTCTAGTCGTCTCTCCTCACACTGTGCTGGAGGAAGCTCATCACACAGGCAGGTTAAAGTGCTCCACCTGTGGCTCCTCCCGCCTCCTCTACTGCTACACCTGCTGCTGCCTGGTGGGACTCGACCCGCAACTCATCCCCAACATCAAggtcagagacacacacacacacaatattacagaccctccaggattttgcaatgttgcaatttgcaaattcaaccaatccccgcgaattcagggcggtgttgcaattctatccaatcaccacaactttcccacaaatttgaccaatcgttggcatcgtcttgcggTGAcgccgacaaactaccttccgccttacttctgtatatacattcaagagaagcagcatgtgcgcagtgttgccagattgggcggttttaagtgcattttggcgggttttgaacatattttgggctggaaaacgtcagcagtatctggcaacactgtgtgcgagtcagtgtttatataggcttaaagtctgttgctgaaagtgtgttatgtttacagtgaaggactgtgtgcactttacattactttttacttaatacaataaattaatggatgccaacatttttgccaaaatggtattttattttccattgtttaggcagcttcagcatcatactgtgagattctgttcaaattgtttttttcttctatgaagcctgagccatttattttattagtttataattattgtttaatttagtcttcaggagagactgcctgcacacagtactagtattaatagtgtttttttcttacatgaaagctgaggcatttatattatatttgaaggtaacttcatgttgtgctgtgaggttctctgcactttaacttttgaaccaacaggagcatttggataagtaaagcctatttttctgcatttttgtagtcctggtaatcttttatattggtaaagttgtttataggaccatttctcagtgtctttgtttttttaatcaatagtttttcagtaataacttaatatttaacatagcactcaattttaatcacaaaaagagaaaatcgcaacaatttctcgcaactttcacttcctcccgcaatgtaatcgcaacaaaaacctaaaaaacaccgcaactttcatcgcaattttttggaaaccccccccccacaacatcagacattttagcccgcaacaatcacaaaaaaggcccgcggaatcctgggggactgataTTAGGTTCGGGTAAATACAGATGTGTTTACAGTTGGTTGTGTGTGTTTCAGCTTCCTGTAAAGATTGACATCATTAAACATCCAAATGAGACGGACGGGAAGAGCACCGCGGTTCATGCTAAACTCATCGCACCGGACGACGTTTCCATTTATACCTACCCCTGCATCCCAGAGCTGGACACGCACAGCGTAcgggttacacacacacagtgtagcattctctctctctcacacacacacacacacacacacacaccattattaaTGTCATTTCATGTTCCTCACACTTCACTGTTCATCTGGTTGTTttactcaagtgtgtgtgtgtgtgtgtgtgtgtctccaggtgGTTCTGGTATTTCCAGGTCCAGACTCCATGACGGTTGAGGAGCTTGTGGATTATATCAGTCAGAACGGAAGGAAAAGAGGAGCAGAGAGATTTGAGGAGAGAGAGACCAAGAAACCCAAACTGGAGAAGACGAGTgaccgctcacacacacactcgcacacacacacgtcagagTGCATACAGGAACACACGTGTCCCATTCAGAGGGTGATCTTCATCGACAGCACCTGGAACCAGACCACGAAAATCATAACAGATGAACGGCTAcagggtaacacacacacacacacacacaataaatcaTTTAATATggattggttatttatttatttatttttacttttaatGGCAATAAACAGCTGAAGAACCTCtatcagggctgtgaaaaatccgcggatccgcagaattccgcgaatttggccgccaaaaacataattttagtaaatcatctaattttgcaataaaaattggggggggtgttcttttgcgacaatgacagaccggtttacggcatttgcgccatgcttacaaaccacggcgtgaatcttgtgctctttaaacacactttcgatatcaacggttttgaaaaggagaatttcgcggtatgcCCGTGTCATGGaaggacatcgttcagagggaggacggtgagactGACGATATcgaaaacatttgacaaggaaaacggcatcaaaaatccatggaattggcgatggctggagtttaaagtcggtagtgaatgagcacatacggaagataaaagaaccgggaaagcttactgcatcttgtgccatcaggatgtgaagtacggttctggtggaagaacgcgtttggttgaccatgttgaaggaaaaaaacatgcggaattggtgaaattgaagctgtcgaactatagacccttttcagtcacgtgaccttcgtaaacgcgaccaccattttggacatgtagcggacttcggctcgaattggtttgaatgcgaggaaggcgacaaacggagaacatgcaagaaaaaggagcgacgtagggcatttacagggcgagcagagggagaaataacagtaacgacacattagcaacgccgtacagaaataacggtttatggcacagaccctttcggttctcgctcatctagctgctacaatgactgcttagactgcaacaataataccgaaCACACATTTaaatatccgtcgtaaagacgtgaaactcatcgagtgacgagcgtgttcattgatcagctaacacaatctaaaagtagacataccatcacactgccctggcgctgtgtacagtttaccttctatggtttgtgcactcgctatttgccattattttctccaacccagtgttacagattacagggaacggcctggatttaagagacaaatacatgctcctcttgttttgaacacttatttgtaggcagtgcttaatttgtaaagtgggaggtcccggagcgcagaggatgagcggctccagtgcgggaaaaaaagagggggggaggggggcgcggcgctgcgcttctgggcatgttttgtaataacactgcaaattaagttcatctgcagatattttgtggatgtcgtttcatgagagaaatcaccaacaaggcagatatcaaaatcagacattaacactaaataaacttgcatttttttatttaattatttgggttttgttttttttgttacatagtcaaaagaggtgtcggatcaccggatccagtgtaaatagctgccggagccaacgcccgaggttccggagcgcgctccggcttgctccccctcaaattaagcgctgtttgtaggacactgcctctgatctgtcctacagtctaccaacagcaaaggaacacaacgctagctaatgtcgttagctaatagctactacagaagaacaaagaggttacaatgggttattttagcctatttggttacacactcgccgccacagaatgttaacagcaatgtaatgccttttctggctaattttattcgtcttacctccaacaaagtggtcactgcacaagcgctggtatgccaagggctgccaatctttcctgttaatggccgctatccatcttctccgtcgggatccgataaaatgataacccttgccttgtttgttgatggttactacatccaggtgcacaacaatatagtggcatgatggaagtcttgctgaaaataaacactttctttgctgccgttcctcaatgctggctgtggtaaactactggtagtacatgtccaaaatggcggccgcgtttgtcgtgacgtcacgtgaaaagggtccatagattaccaggtagaccatcttgttcacatttatatattcaatttattataataataataactagaccggacaattccccgggggaaattgtgagaggatgcagtgcgcgaagcaattcggtcacgcatgtttgctggccgtgaatgtgtgacctgcaatgatgtttcaatgcaatgattatgtgtgtgcttgagacagcagccgtcatgaagaagagctattcaagagtataaccaaagtgactacaggcggaaattagcatgtactgctataacctgggacagacatctgtccttaccacaaggataatgtttaatttgtgcactgtcccttttaaaaataaaataaactctaaggagagtgtttgtagtttgtatgtacaaacagaagtgttcctaataaagtgggcggctaaggtgaagtgtcatgccgaccgaggctggtttttttttttcacaaacaaaagacattcacaaaattctttcacagtgagcgctagaagggtctcctgaataaaatgatgtattttttgtctgtagtgttaaaaataacgacactagagcgattttaaaacgagtgacttttctctcacgtttataatgggtgtcaatgaagcctgtcagctgccctgtcctcagtttgacgcttgtcattcaaagactgtaaatcctatcgtttaggtagacacattgtgtgaatcaggacaagttttactactacttttgagaaaatcatgtctgta
The genomic region above belongs to Neoarius graeffei isolate fNeoGra1 chromosome 6, fNeoGra1.pri, whole genome shotgun sequence and contains:
- the dtwd1 gene encoding tRNA-uridine aminocarboxypropyltransferase 1, which encodes MSQTGEDRQDHGESMKKDDEGLADGPVECVRKKKDGDDDEDPLRGLVVSPHTVLEEAHHTGRLKCSTCGSSRLLYCYTCCCLVGLDPQLIPNIKLPVKIDIIKHPNETDGKSTAVHAKLIAPDDVSIYTYPCIPELDTHSVVLVFPGPDSMTVEELVDYISQNGRKRGAERFEERETKKPKLEKTSDRSHTHSHTHTSECIQEHTCPIQRVIFIDSTWNQTTKIITDERLQEFPRVELKSRKTCFWRHQRGCPNTYLSTIEAVYYFLKDFHTHCLQREYRGEYDDLLFFYTFLHKLIRKAKQARV